The nucleotide sequence AAAAATGGGCACGAAGTATTAGATTGCTGTGACAAAGAAAAAATTGACATCATTTTGCTCGACATGGTTATGCCCGAAATGGATGGTTACGAAGCTGCCGCCATTCTCAAAGAAAATGAAAAGACTAAGGATATCCCCATCATTGCGGTAACCGCATCCGCACTCAAGGAAGATGAAAGGAAGCTTCGCAAAATCTGCGATGGCTATTTAGCAAAACCCTTCACTGGAGATAGCCTCATGACTGAAATCCATAAATCCCTATCACCGTCTTCTTAAATAAATAAGACCAAAATCTTCTAATTTCTGCCAAAAATCACTCTCTCTCATCAACACAAAATCACTATCAAAATATTCTTGATAGTGGGCCGCCAACTCCGAATAAGTTACTAGCTCATCACTTTCGATCCGCAACTGTGGTAACAAATGGTACAGCCACTCCGCTAAAGGAGATGGTAGCTTCAAGGATAAATCGCCCCGTTTTGACAAAAAAGTCACTTGACAATGCTCTTGCTTTAAATCATCAATTAAGAGCTCTCCTCCCAACCACAAAACGCGATCCTTGGCAAAAACTTTCACTGGCTTATAAAACTCCATAAGGCGTTGACGAATCAAATCAGGTGCATGACTCGTTTGTGGAACCTGAGCTTCAAACCAAAAGTCTAAATCTTCTTCAAAACCCACATCGTGCATATAATTAAACAAGGCTTTTTTTAAGCCCTCACTAAACTTGCCATGTTCGCAACCTAGCGGATCCAAATGGCTCAGTTCATTTTTTGCGAAACCCGCAAACTCTGGGCCTGTAATTTGGACATCATATTCTTCGGGATTTTTCCCTATGGGACTATGTACGGTGAGAGCAAATCGGTGCCAAAAACCCGAATAGATCATTTTTTCTTGAAAGAGCTGCCTCACAATTTCTAAAGAATCAATTGTTTCCTGTTCCGTCTCCGTAGGAAAACCATACATCAAATAAGCATGCACCATGATCCCAGCATCACTAAAGGCTTTAGTTGACTGACACACTTGAGTTATTCCCGTGCCTTTCTTCATCTTCCTCAAGAGACGCTCAGAAGCGACCTCAAGCCCACCAGAAACCGCAATACAACCAGCCTCTGCCAAGAGGCGACAGAGGTCTTTTGTGAAAGCTCTCTCAAAACGTACATTTGTCCACCACGATACTTTGACCCCTCGTGACAAAATCTCTTCCGCTAAATCTTGCAGTAAAGAAGGCGGCGCTGCTTCATCAACAAAATGAAAGCCACTTATCCCGGTATCATCTAGTAATTTAAGCATGCGATCAACTAAAATCTTTGCTGGAGCTTCGTCGTAACGTGCAATATAATCTAAAGTCACATCACAAAAACTACATCTCTTCCAGTAACAGCCATGTGCCAAAGTCATCTTATTCCAACGCCCATCATTCCAAAGACGGTGCATGGGATTCGCTAGTTCAATAATAGATAAATAATCGTCTAGATTCAAGCCTGTATAATCCGGCATACCTGTCTCTAAATGACTAAAATCTTTATCTTTGCAATTATTTATATATTCTACTTCACCCTCAGCATTTAAGACAAAGGTTCTTGCTAAGTCATGTAAATCACCCGTTCCTTCTATAACTTTTAGGATTTGGCTCAGGGGTAATTCTCCATCATCTAAACAGATAAAATCCACATAATCAAAAATTCGTGGATCTTCTAAATCACGCAACTCAGTATTGACATATCCACCCCCTAAGACAATGGCACTTTCGGGAAAGCGTTCACGTAAATACTGCGCACATTTTAAACCGCCGTAGAGATTTCCAGGGAAAGGAATACTCAAACCAATGACTTGTGGATTTTGATCACCTAATTTCTGAGCCAATACTTCTAGTATTTTTTGATCTAAAAAACTTTCTTCTAATTGTAAGCCTTGCTCAATATGGTCAAATGAACTTGCGGATAGTGAAATTTTTTCTTGATAACGAGAGAAGCCAAAGCCGGGATCTATATTTTTACGTACAAAATCTCCTAAATCCTCCAAGAAGAGGGTCGCTAAAAAGCGTGCACTATCCTGCACGGCCATTTTCCCAAAGACCTCTGCACCCATTTCATCTAAAATCTTAAAACGTGGTCCTTCAGGCAAGTAATGACGGCTAAAAATACTTTGTGCTAAAGTTAAATCTTTATTTTGTAAAAACCGCAATACTGCATCTGCACAATTTTGGTAATCATGGCGCAAAGCTAAAATTTTCTGAGAAGCTAAATCTAATTTTTCAGATTCATCGCTACAAAAATCAAAGATATCTTTTAATCCGTCAGACGAAAACATACTCAAAATTAAATCTAAACCTAAATCAAGCTGATTCACCTCATATGCTTGAGCACGTAAGAAATAACTTAAATACGCAGTCCCTGGATAAGGGGTATTTAACTGCGTTAAAGGGGGTGTTATTAACAGTATTTCAGCTTTCAATGCAAATTTTCCTTAGAGTTATTGTAAGGCTAAAAAATCATCTTTGACAAAAAAAACCAGCTCTGCCTATAATCTTTCTACATTTACTTATTTTAAGCAAATTTGAACTCAATCTAAGTAGGGATTATTTGCCTAATAGGGAAGTAACGATTAATGTTATCGAATAATTTCTTAGTCAACAAGGTTCACTCTATGAAAAAGCTCTCGTTAATAGCTCTCACCGTTGCTCTTACCCTACTCTCTTCATGCACTCATTTCAGCGAAGAAGCTGAAGTTAAAGCAGGCAAAACCATCGTGGGTGAAACCGCCTTCATTGCAGTCGATGAAACTGGCTTAGTTTTTGATAGCCGTATAGATACAGGTGCAACGACTACCTCAATTAATGCTTTTGATATACAT is from Lentisphaera profundi and encodes:
- a CDS encoding B12-binding domain-containing radical SAM protein, with translation MKAEILLITPPLTQLNTPYPGTAYLSYFLRAQAYEVNQLDLGLDLILSMFSSDGLKDIFDFCSDESEKLDLASQKILALRHDYQNCADAVLRFLQNKDLTLAQSIFSRHYLPEGPRFKILDEMGAEVFGKMAVQDSARFLATLFLEDLGDFVRKNIDPGFGFSRYQEKISLSASSFDHIEQGLQLEESFLDQKILEVLAQKLGDQNPQVIGLSIPFPGNLYGGLKCAQYLRERFPESAIVLGGGYVNTELRDLEDPRIFDYVDFICLDDGELPLSQILKVIEGTGDLHDLARTFVLNAEGEVEYINNCKDKDFSHLETGMPDYTGLNLDDYLSIIELANPMHRLWNDGRWNKMTLAHGCYWKRCSFCDVTLDYIARYDEAPAKILVDRMLKLLDDTGISGFHFVDEAAPPSLLQDLAEEILSRGVKVSWWTNVRFERAFTKDLCRLLAEAGCIAVSGGLEVASERLLRKMKKGTGITQVCQSTKAFSDAGIMVHAYLMYGFPTETEQETIDSLEIVRQLFQEKMIYSGFWHRFALTVHSPIGKNPEEYDVQITGPEFAGFAKNELSHLDPLGCEHGKFSEGLKKALFNYMHDVGFEEDLDFWFEAQVPQTSHAPDLIRQRLMEFYKPVKVFAKDRVLWLGGELLIDDLKQEHCQVTFLSKRGDLSLKLPSPLAEWLYHLLPQLRIESDELVTYSELAAHYQEYFDSDFVLMRESDFWQKLEDFGLIYLRRR